A single region of the Syntrophus gentianae genome encodes:
- the acs gene encoding acetate--CoA ligase, which yields MAHDLFPVPDSWAKAAWIDNATYLRMYEQSISDPEGFWGEQAGCLDWFRPWTKVREGAFEGDVRISWFCGGKLNVSYNCLDRHLAGRGDAIALIWEGDDPAESRSFSYRRLFEEVCRFANVLKSLGLRRGDRVTIYLPMIPELAVAMLACTRIGVVHSIVFGGFSADSLAERIRDCQGRVLITADEGLRGGQRIPAKENADKAVEKCPVVERVIVVRHTGGDVPWTPGRDLSWSELMENASADCPPEVMDAEDPLFILYTSGSTGKPKGVLHTTGGYLVFSALTHRHIFDYHDGDIYWCTADIGWVTGHSYIIYGPLANGATTVMFEGVPHYPDWSRFWNIVDKHGISILYTAPTAIRALMRQGDEPVRKTSRRSLRLLGTVGEPINPEAWLWYYNVVGEKRCPIVDTWWQTETGGILLSPLPGAMALKPGSALRPYFGVKPAIVDAAGNFLEGPGDGNLVITEPWPAMLRTIYGDHSRFLQTYFSLYKGAYFTGDGARRDEDGDYWITGRVDDVINVSGHRLGTAEVESALVAHPAVAEAAVVGFPHEIKGQGIYAYVTLKADRSPAEPLREELLRWVRKEIGAIAVPDVLQWAPGLPKTRSGKIMRRILRKIAANSLDDLGDTSTLAEPAVVEELIRNRPAAACG from the coding sequence ATGGCGCATGATTTGTTCCCTGTCCCTGATTCCTGGGCAAAAGCGGCCTGGATAGACAACGCGACCTACCTGCGGATGTATGAACAGTCGATCTCAGATCCCGAGGGGTTCTGGGGGGAACAGGCCGGATGTCTCGACTGGTTTCGCCCCTGGACGAAGGTAAGAGAGGGCGCTTTTGAAGGGGATGTCCGCATTTCCTGGTTCTGCGGGGGAAAGCTGAACGTCAGTTATAACTGCCTGGACCGCCATCTGGCCGGGCGCGGGGATGCGATCGCCCTTATCTGGGAGGGGGATGATCCTGCAGAAAGCAGATCCTTTTCCTATCGCCGGCTGTTCGAAGAGGTCTGCCGATTTGCCAATGTCCTGAAATCTCTGGGATTGCGCCGGGGAGATCGCGTCACCATCTATCTGCCCATGATTCCCGAGCTGGCGGTGGCCATGCTGGCCTGCACGAGGATCGGCGTCGTCCACTCCATCGTCTTCGGCGGCTTTTCCGCGGATTCCCTGGCGGAACGTATCCGGGACTGCCAGGGCCGGGTGTTGATCACCGCCGACGAAGGGTTGCGTGGCGGCCAGCGGATTCCCGCCAAGGAGAATGCCGACAAAGCCGTAGAGAAATGCCCCGTTGTCGAAAGGGTCATCGTGGTGCGGCACACGGGCGGCGATGTCCCTTGGACACCGGGAAGGGATCTCTCGTGGAGCGAACTCATGGAAAACGCCTCGGCCGACTGCCCCCCGGAAGTGATGGATGCCGAGGACCCGCTTTTTATTCTCTATACCTCCGGGTCCACGGGAAAGCCCAAGGGCGTGCTGCACACAACCGGTGGTTATCTGGTCTTTTCGGCCCTGACCCACAGGCATATCTTTGACTATCACGATGGCGACATCTACTGGTGCACGGCGGACATCGGCTGGGTGACGGGGCACAGCTACATCATCTACGGTCCGCTGGCCAACGGGGCCACCACGGTCATGTTCGAAGGCGTGCCCCATTATCCGGACTGGTCCCGCTTCTGGAACATTGTGGACAAGCACGGGATTTCCATCCTCTACACGGCCCCGACGGCCATTCGCGCCCTGATGCGCCAGGGCGATGAGCCGGTCCGGAAAACCTCCCGCAGGAGTCTGCGCCTCCTGGGAACCGTGGGAGAACCCATCAATCCGGAAGCCTGGCTCTGGTACTACAATGTGGTCGGCGAAAAACGCTGCCCCATTGTCGATACCTGGTGGCAGACGGAAACCGGCGGGATCCTCCTTTCACCTCTCCCCGGCGCCATGGCTCTCAAACCGGGTTCGGCCCTCCGGCCATACTTCGGCGTGAAGCCGGCCATCGTCGATGCCGCCGGCAATTTCCTCGAGGGACCGGGAGACGGCAATCTCGTCATCACCGAACCCTGGCCGGCCATGCTGCGGACGATTTATGGCGACCACTCCCGGTTCCTTCAGACCTACTTCTCTCTGTACAAGGGGGCCTACTTTACGGGTGACGGCGCGCGCCGGGATGAAGACGGCGACTACTGGATCACGGGCCGGGTCGACGATGTCATCAATGTCTCGGGGCACCGCTTGGGAACGGCCGAGGTCGAAAGTGCCCTGGTGGCTCATCCCGCTGTGGCGGAGGCCGCCGTGGTGGGATTTCCCCACGAGATCAAGGGTCAGGGGATCTATGCCTATGTGACCTTGAAGGCGGATCGATCCCCTGCGGAGCCGTTGCGGGAGGAACTCCTGCGGTGGGTCAGGAAGGAAATCGGGGCCATCGCCGTGCCGGATGTTCTCCAGTGGGCCCCCGGCCTGCCCAAGACCCGGTCGGGCAAGATCATGCGGCGGATCCTCCGCAAAATCGCCGCAAATTCCCTTGACGATCTGGGTGATACGAGCACCCTTGCGGAACCTGCCGTCGTTGAGGAACTGATTCGGAACCGGCCGGCCGCAGCGTGCGGATAA
- a CDS encoding iron-sulfur cluster assembly scaffold protein: protein MELSHEVKEMICIRRGPNNGPAPIPEEGRWIQAREVKDISGLTHGVGWCAPQQGACKLTLNVKEGIIQEALVETLGCTGMTHSAAMAAEILPEKTILEALNTDLVCDAINVAMRELFLQIVYGRTQTAFSEDGLPIGAGLEDLGNGLRSVTGTMYGTSAKGPRYLEIAEGYVTRLALDDNDEIIGYEFVKLGPMMELIGKGVEAGEALKKSMGTYGRFAEAKRTINPRKE, encoded by the coding sequence ATGGAACTCTCCCATGAAGTAAAAGAAATGATTTGTATCCGTCGCGGTCCCAATAACGGACCAGCGCCCATCCCCGAAGAGGGACGGTGGATTCAAGCTCGTGAAGTAAAAGACATCTCTGGCCTGACACACGGCGTCGGATGGTGCGCACCACAACAGGGCGCCTGCAAGCTGACCCTCAACGTCAAGGAGGGCATCATCCAGGAAGCTCTTGTTGAAACGCTCGGTTGCACCGGCATGACCCACTCCGCCGCGATGGCCGCGGAAATCCTTCCAGAGAAGACCATCCTCGAAGCCCTGAACACCGATCTGGTGTGTGACGCCATCAATGTCGCGATGCGGGAACTCTTTCTGCAGATCGTCTACGGGCGCACCCAGACCGCGTTCTCCGAGGACGGCTTGCCCATCGGCGCCGGCCTCGAAGACCTTGGCAATGGGCTGCGCAGCGTAACCGGCACCATGTACGGCACCAGTGCCAAGGGTCCGCGTTATCTCGAAATTGCAGAAGGCTATGTGACTCGCCTGGCGCTCGACGACAACGACGAGATCATCGGATACGAGTTCGTTAAACTTGGACCGATGATGGAACTTATCGGAAAGGGAGTCGAAGCGGGTGAAGCACTTAAGAAGTCCATGGGAACCTATGGGCGTTTCGCCGAAGCCAAGCGAACAATTAATCCGAGGAAGGAGTGA
- a CDS encoding VanZ family protein, translating to MKGFSLKYWLPVLLWMGVIFGMSTGTFSADHTSRFIGPLLHFLFPGLPEQDIELFHGMIRKAGHVSEYFILGLLFFHGVRGNSSQRWRLRWALTAILAVVLFALSDEYHQSWVASRTASLVDVSIDSVGGVLSQIAILLKDKMLGHSTSRPA from the coding sequence TTGAAAGGTTTTTCTCTCAAATACTGGCTTCCCGTTCTTCTCTGGATGGGCGTGATCTTCGGTATGTCCACCGGAACCTTTTCGGCGGATCATACCTCACGGTTTATCGGTCCGCTCCTGCACTTCCTCTTTCCCGGGCTTCCGGAGCAGGATATCGAACTCTTTCATGGGATGATTCGAAAGGCAGGACATGTCTCCGAATATTTTATTCTGGGACTGCTCTTCTTTCACGGCGTCCGTGGCAACTCTTCTCAGAGATGGCGTTTGCGGTGGGCCCTCACGGCGATTCTCGCCGTGGTGCTTTTTGCGTTGAGCGATGAGTATCATCAATCCTGGGTCGCTTCGAGAACTGCTTCTCTTGTGGACGTAAGCATTGATTCCGTCGGCGGCGTCCTCTCCCAGATCGCGATTCTCCTGAAAGATAAAATGCTTGGACATTCGACCTCCAGGCCTGCCTGA
- a CDS encoding GGGtGRT protein yields MALFEGYERRIPQITELLKKHGLANIEAADSLCKSNGVDVSAIVRGVQPICFENACWAYTLGAAIAIKKGQKKAADIATSLGEGLQAFCIPGSVADDRKVGLGHGNLASMLLKEETQCFAFLAGHESFAAAEGAIGLANSANRARKTPLRVILNGLGKDAAQIIARINGFTHVQTKFDYATGKVAVVRETAYSQGDRSKVRCYGADDVREGVAILHLEKVDVSITGNSTNPTRFQHPVAGTYKKECIEQGKKYFSVASGGGTGRTLHPDNMAAGPASYGMTDTMGRMHSDAQFAGSSSVPAHVEMMGLIGMGNNPMVGASVAVAVAIEEAMKKG; encoded by the coding sequence ATGGCACTTTTTGAAGGTTATGAACGACGCATCCCGCAAATAACAGAGCTTCTGAAGAAGCATGGCCTGGCAAACATCGAGGCCGCTGACTCACTCTGCAAGAGCAATGGCGTCGACGTGAGCGCCATAGTCAGGGGCGTACAGCCAATCTGCTTCGAGAACGCCTGCTGGGCCTACACCCTGGGTGCAGCCATTGCCATCAAGAAGGGTCAGAAGAAGGCCGCAGACATCGCGACCTCCCTCGGTGAGGGACTGCAGGCCTTCTGCATTCCTGGTTCCGTCGCTGACGACCGCAAGGTGGGGCTCGGCCACGGAAACCTTGCCAGCATGCTCCTAAAGGAAGAAACTCAGTGTTTCGCTTTCCTCGCGGGCCATGAGTCCTTCGCTGCAGCAGAAGGAGCCATTGGCTTGGCCAATAGTGCCAACCGCGCCAGGAAGACCCCCCTACGTGTTATCCTCAACGGCCTCGGCAAGGATGCCGCTCAGATCATCGCGCGCATCAACGGTTTTACCCACGTGCAAACGAAGTTCGACTACGCCACCGGTAAGGTCGCCGTCGTCAGGGAAACGGCTTACTCCCAAGGTGATCGCAGCAAGGTGCGTTGCTACGGAGCGGACGACGTACGCGAAGGTGTTGCTATTCTCCACCTTGAAAAGGTCGATGTTTCAATCACAGGTAACTCAACTAACCCCACGCGCTTTCAGCACCCCGTCGCCGGTACCTACAAGAAGGAATGCATCGAGCAAGGCAAGAAGTACTTCTCTGTAGCTTCCGGTGGCGGTACGGGCCGCACCCTGCATCCCGACAACATGGCTGCAGGTCCCGCTTCCTACGGCATGACTGACACCATGGGGCGCATGCACTCTGATGCGCAGTTCGCGGGTTCCTCATCCGTGCCCGCACACGTCGAGATGATGGGCCTTATCGGCATGGGCAATAATCCCATGGTCGGTGCTTCCGTTGCCGTTGCAGTAGCCATCGAAGAAGCCATGAAGAAAGGCTGA
- a CDS encoding PEP/pyruvate-binding domain-containing protein: MEKIPARVSTGFEGLDKVIDGLRIGDNVVWQVDSISDYRSFVKPFVQRALTENRKVVYLRFAQHEPLLEENRRITLYHLDAQSGFESFSSEVYNIATREGEGVFYVFDSLSDLLSAWATDLMIGNFFRITCPYLYQLDTVAYFALLRDNHSYRTVARIRETTQLLLDVYNVEDRIYVHPLKVMGRHLPTMFLPHLMSGNRFTPVSSSVDTGQLVRYFSGKGLENAKRNLDYWDRLFLHVRDLLQEEMDDEEKRDILDHLCEIMIGREERIQELARKYLTLEDLCNIKARLIGTGYIGGKAAGMVIARNILLQDPSFDWQRYLEPHDSFFIGSDVFYTYIVENGWWKQRMEQKTGEGYFEIARILREQMLNGRFPDEIEEQFWRVIEYFGQSPLIVRSSSLLEDAFGNAFAGKYESLFCVNQGSPEERYRQFREAVRRIFASTMNEDALAYRLQRGLEKHDEQMAILVQRVSGSYRKEFFFPDLAGVGISYNTFVWKKEMDPRAGMVRLVMGLGTRAVNRVENDYPRVFPLDAPSLRPHSGGSDIRRYSQHDVDVLNINSNEFETIPANTVLSGDMGIQSEMVGIRDHESEQLLKERGRGGEERWILTFDKLLSETPFPAIMQKMMKTLEEKYDYPVDIEFTTNFTGDGAFMVNLVQCRPLQTKGRGEGARVDIPSKLSLEQILFQTEGNFMGSSIAQQVKRLIYVDSEEYSRLSLSEKYDIARLIGRLNRISKREDCPTVLLGPGRWGTTTPSLGVPVRFAEINNFLAIVEIAYTTGSLMPELSFGTHFFQDLVETDIFYVALFPEQEEFLFNVGVIKEGENLLPALLPESARYEKTVIVRDVEKEKFSLYADIVSRKVLCYRSVIR, translated from the coding sequence ATGGAAAAAATACCAGCCCGGGTCAGTACGGGGTTTGAAGGTTTGGATAAGGTCATCGACGGTCTGAGAATCGGCGACAATGTCGTCTGGCAGGTTGATTCCATCTCGGACTACCGCTCCTTTGTCAAGCCTTTCGTGCAGCGCGCCCTTACGGAAAACAGGAAAGTTGTCTATCTGCGTTTTGCCCAGCATGAACCGCTGCTGGAAGAGAACAGGCGGATCACCCTCTATCACCTCGATGCGCAAAGCGGCTTCGAATCTTTTTCTTCGGAGGTATACAACATCGCAACCCGCGAAGGAGAGGGAGTCTTTTATGTTTTTGATTCCCTTTCGGATCTTCTGTCCGCCTGGGCCACGGATCTGATGATCGGCAATTTCTTCCGGATCACCTGCCCCTACCTCTACCAGCTCGACACCGTTGCCTATTTCGCCTTGCTGCGCGACAACCACTCCTATAGAACCGTCGCCAGGATCCGGGAAACGACCCAGCTCCTGCTGGATGTCTATAATGTTGAAGACAGGATCTACGTCCATCCCCTGAAGGTCATGGGACGCCATCTTCCCACCATGTTTCTCCCGCACCTGATGAGTGGAAACCGCTTCACACCGGTAAGCAGCAGCGTCGATACGGGACAACTTGTCCGCTATTTTTCGGGAAAAGGACTGGAAAACGCAAAGAGAAATCTCGATTACTGGGATCGGCTTTTTCTTCATGTTCGAGATTTGCTGCAGGAAGAGATGGACGATGAAGAAAAAAGGGACATCCTCGATCATCTCTGCGAGATCATGATCGGGCGGGAGGAGAGGATCCAGGAACTTGCCAGAAAGTATCTCACCCTGGAAGATCTCTGCAACATCAAAGCGCGGCTGATCGGGACGGGCTATATCGGCGGCAAGGCCGCGGGGATGGTGATTGCGCGCAACATACTGCTCCAGGATCCGTCTTTCGACTGGCAGCGCTATCTGGAACCTCACGATTCCTTCTTCATCGGTTCCGATGTTTTTTACACCTACATCGTGGAGAATGGCTGGTGGAAGCAGCGCATGGAGCAGAAGACCGGGGAAGGCTATTTCGAAATCGCCCGGATTTTGCGGGAACAGATGCTGAACGGCAGGTTTCCCGATGAAATCGAGGAGCAGTTCTGGCGGGTGATTGAATACTTCGGTCAGTCCCCTCTGATCGTCCGCTCCAGTAGTCTCCTCGAAGATGCCTTCGGAAATGCCTTTGCGGGAAAATATGAAAGCCTCTTCTGCGTCAATCAGGGCAGTCCCGAGGAGCGCTACCGGCAGTTCCGGGAGGCGGTCCGCCGTATTTTCGCCAGCACCATGAATGAAGACGCCCTGGCTTATCGTCTGCAGCGGGGTCTTGAAAAGCATGACGAGCAGATGGCCATCCTGGTACAGCGGGTCTCCGGTTCCTATCGGAAGGAATTTTTCTTCCCCGATCTTGCAGGCGTCGGCATCTCCTACAACACCTTTGTCTGGAAGAAAGAAATGGACCCCCGGGCCGGTATGGTCCGGCTGGTGATGGGGCTGGGAACAAGGGCTGTGAATCGGGTTGAGAACGATTACCCCCGCGTTTTTCCTCTGGATGCCCCCTCCTTGCGCCCCCATTCCGGAGGCAGTGACATCAGGAGATATTCGCAACATGATGTGGATGTCCTCAACATCAACAGCAATGAATTTGAAACCATCCCGGCAAACACGGTCCTGTCGGGAGATATGGGAATCCAGTCCGAAATGGTCGGGATTCGGGATCATGAAAGTGAGCAATTATTAAAAGAGAGAGGGCGGGGCGGTGAAGAAAGGTGGATCCTGACCTTTGACAAGCTTCTCTCCGAGACCCCTTTCCCGGCCATCATGCAGAAAATGATGAAAACCCTTGAAGAGAAGTACGATTATCCCGTGGATATCGAGTTTACAACCAACTTTACCGGCGATGGCGCTTTTATGGTCAATCTCGTACAGTGTCGGCCGTTGCAGACGAAAGGCCGGGGAGAGGGAGCCCGGGTTGACATCCCGTCCAAGCTGTCCCTGGAGCAGATCCTTTTCCAGACGGAAGGCAACTTTATGGGCAGCAGCATTGCCCAGCAGGTGAAGCGTCTCATCTATGTCGATTCCGAGGAATACAGCCGTCTTTCCCTTTCAGAAAAATACGATATTGCCCGGCTGATCGGCAGATTGAACAGGATCAGCAAGCGGGAGGACTGTCCCACCGTTCTCCTCGGTCCGGGCCGCTGGGGCACCACGACACCCTCGCTCGGCGTGCCGGTGAGGTTCGCTGAAATCAACAATTTCCTGGCGATTGTCGAAATTGCCTACACGACGGGCAGTCTTATGCCGGAACTGTCCTTCGGCACACACTTCTTTCAGGATCTGGTTGAAACGGATATTTTTTATGTGGCCCTCTTCCCGGAACAAGAAGAGTTTCTCTTCAATGTCGGAGTGATCAAGGAGGGGGAAAACCTGCTTCCGGCTCTACTTCCGGAAAGCGCCCGCTATGAAAAGACGGTCATTGTCCGGGATGTGGAAAAGGAGAAATTCTCGCTTTACGCCGACATCGTCTCCCGCAAGGTCCTCTGTTACCGTTCGGTCATAAGGTAG
- a CDS encoding enoyl-CoA hydratase/isomerase family protein: MSEDHILYAVEGNCALLTLNRPEAKNAFSPEMIRLWRQYLEEAGRDDGVRVVLITGKGDTFCSGGDIRDMAEGKLRSWDMKNYLWEGVHRIVLTLEDLDKPVIAAINGAAMGAGLDMALMCDLRICSDRAKLAESYILMGVVPGDGGAYFLPRLVGIAKALELLLTGDIISPDEALQLGIVNRVVPHDRLLEESFVLAEKIASRPPLAVRMMKRAVYQAQTSTLRAHLDYISSQLSLLSDTEDHLEAAKAFLEKRKPIFRGK; this comes from the coding sequence ATGAGTGAAGACCACATCCTCTATGCCGTTGAGGGAAATTGCGCCCTTTTAACCCTGAACCGGCCGGAGGCGAAAAACGCCTTCAGCCCCGAGATGATCCGGTTGTGGCGCCAATACCTGGAGGAGGCCGGACGAGATGATGGGGTGAGGGTGGTCCTGATCACAGGGAAAGGGGACACCTTCTGTTCCGGGGGAGACATCCGGGACATGGCCGAGGGGAAGCTCCGCTCCTGGGACATGAAGAACTATCTCTGGGAAGGGGTTCATCGCATCGTCCTGACCCTGGAGGACCTGGACAAACCGGTCATCGCGGCCATCAACGGCGCCGCTATGGGCGCGGGCCTGGACATGGCCCTCATGTGCGATCTGCGGATCTGTTCGGACAGGGCGAAGCTTGCCGAATCCTATATCCTGATGGGCGTCGTGCCGGGGGACGGCGGGGCCTATTTCCTGCCGCGACTCGTCGGCATCGCCAAGGCCCTGGAGCTTCTGCTCACCGGAGATATTATATCTCCCGATGAGGCCCTTCAGCTCGGCATTGTGAACCGGGTTGTCCCTCATGACCGTCTCCTGGAAGAAAGCTTCGTCCTGGCGGAGAAGATAGCGAGCAGGCCGCCGTTGGCCGTCCGGATGATGAAAAGGGCTGTTTATCAGGCGCAGACCAGTACATTAAGGGCGCACCTCGACTACATCTCTTCCCAGTTATCCCTCCTCAGCGATACGGAAGATCATCTTGAGGCGGCGAAGGCCTTTCTGGAAAAAAGAAAGCCGATTTTTCGAGGGAAATAG
- a CDS encoding class I SAM-dependent methyltransferase, whose translation MIDHKDKEQKAPDPLLVRFSPLLQGQELEGPILDLACGKGQNGLFLAGLNLPVILADGSPEALNEARRSAEGKGFKVQFWEVDLEAGGNPLPEDYYRAILVFRYLHRPLIPSLRRAIRKGGILIYETFTIEQPRYGRPHNPDYLLKAGELADWFRDWEIIHYFEGLLENPPRAMAQLVCRKPA comes from the coding sequence TTGATCGACCATAAAGACAAAGAGCAGAAGGCCCCTGATCCTCTGCTGGTAAGGTTCAGTCCTCTACTGCAGGGACAGGAACTTGAAGGTCCCATCCTGGATCTGGCGTGCGGCAAGGGACAGAATGGTCTTTTCCTGGCCGGCTTGAACCTGCCGGTCATCCTGGCCGATGGATCGCCTGAGGCGCTGAACGAGGCCAGACGATCGGCGGAAGGAAAGGGTTTCAAGGTCCAATTCTGGGAAGTCGATCTGGAAGCGGGAGGGAATCCACTCCCAGAGGACTATTACCGGGCCATCCTGGTTTTCCGTTACCTTCACCGGCCCTTGATCCCTTCTTTGAGACGGGCAATTCGCAAGGGTGGAATCCTCATTTATGAAACCTTCACGATCGAACAACCCAGGTACGGCCGCCCGCACAACCCGGATTATCTGCTGAAAGCCGGTGAACTGGCCGACTGGTTCAGGGATTGGGAGATCATCCATTATTTTGAAGGCCTTTTAGAAAATCCGCCAAGGGCGATGGCCCAGCTTGTCTGCCGAAAGCCCGCCTGA
- a CDS encoding glutamine synthetase III family protein, translated as MELAEIFGSNVFSDKVMKGRLPKDVYKALKETIEKDVPLRPDVANVVANAMKDWAVEKGATHYTHWFQPLTGITAEKHDSFISPAADGSGIVEFSGKQLIQGEPDASSFPSGGLRSTFEARGYTAWDCTSPAFLKEDESGNVTLTIPTAFYSYHGEALDKKTPLLRSMKAVNEQALRVLKALGNVTPTKVTSTVGPEQEYFLVDKEFYMERLDLMLAGRTIFGASAPKGQELEDQYFGFIKDRVSDYMQDLNTELWKMGITSKTQHNEVAPAQYEMAPLYTTTNIATDHNQLVMETMQKVALRHDLVCLLHEKPYAGINGSGKHNNWSLSTDDGINLLEPGNTPSENVQFLLLLSALIKAVDTHADILRATCASAGNDHRLGANEAPPAIVSIFMGEEVTEILEKLSKGEKVAAKGAQYMKVGVDTLPEIPMDNTDRNRTSPFAFTGNKFEFRMVGSAQSIAGVNVALNTIAAEALDEIATRLEKAKDKNAEAAAIIREIYTKHNRIIFNGNNYSDEWVKEAEKRGLPNVKNSIDALKAFVTNKAISLFSKYEVLSEKELHSRYEIYVDIYAKQINIEALVAIDMAKKQLIPAGIEFGTFLADSISSFQAVSVGASVQEDLLKQLGALLSSAYKNLTMLEGAVTKAQGLTGCVKQAEAYRDKVFPAMQSLRSDIDGMEMLIPSDMWPIPTYMDLLFKL; from the coding sequence ATGGAGCTTGCCGAAATTTTTGGTTCTAATGTTTTCAGCGATAAAGTGATGAAGGGACGGTTGCCCAAGGATGTTTATAAGGCACTGAAGGAAACGATCGAAAAAGACGTGCCGTTAAGGCCCGATGTGGCCAATGTCGTTGCCAATGCCATGAAGGATTGGGCGGTCGAGAAAGGGGCGACGCACTATACGCACTGGTTCCAGCCCCTGACGGGAATAACCGCCGAAAAGCACGACTCTTTCATTTCGCCCGCTGCAGATGGAAGTGGAATTGTGGAATTTTCCGGCAAGCAGCTGATTCAGGGAGAGCCGGATGCGTCCTCCTTTCCGAGCGGCGGTCTGCGTTCTACCTTCGAAGCGAGAGGGTACACCGCCTGGGATTGCACCTCGCCCGCCTTTCTGAAGGAGGACGAAAGCGGAAACGTCACCCTGACGATTCCCACCGCCTTCTATTCCTATCACGGCGAAGCCCTCGACAAGAAGACGCCCCTGCTGCGTTCCATGAAGGCCGTGAACGAGCAGGCCCTGCGGGTGTTAAAGGCCCTGGGAAATGTCACTCCCACCAAAGTAACCTCCACCGTCGGCCCCGAACAGGAATACTTCCTGGTGGACAAGGAATTTTATATGGAACGTCTCGACCTGATGCTGGCAGGGCGAACGATCTTCGGCGCTTCGGCCCCCAAGGGGCAGGAACTTGAGGACCAGTATTTCGGCTTCATCAAGGACAGAGTCTCCGATTACATGCAGGACCTCAATACCGAGCTGTGGAAAATGGGCATTACCTCCAAAACACAGCACAACGAAGTCGCGCCGGCGCAGTACGAAATGGCTCCCCTTTATACCACGACGAACATCGCCACGGACCATAACCAACTCGTCATGGAGACCATGCAGAAGGTTGCCTTGCGCCATGACCTGGTCTGTCTGCTCCATGAAAAGCCCTATGCCGGAATCAACGGCTCCGGCAAGCACAACAACTGGTCTCTCTCGACCGATGACGGGATCAACCTGCTTGAGCCGGGTAACACCCCCAGCGAAAATGTCCAGTTCCTGCTGCTCTTGAGCGCTTTGATCAAGGCTGTCGACACTCATGCCGATATCCTCCGGGCGACCTGCGCATCCGCCGGCAACGATCACCGTCTCGGTGCCAACGAAGCCCCCCCGGCCATTGTCTCCATTTTCATGGGAGAAGAAGTTACGGAAATTCTGGAGAAGCTTTCCAAAGGCGAGAAGGTTGCGGCCAAAGGCGCACAGTATATGAAAGTCGGCGTGGATACCCTGCCGGAAATTCCCATGGACAATACGGACCGCAATCGGACCTCTCCCTTTGCCTTCACGGGAAACAAGTTCGAATTCCGCATGGTTGGCTCGGCGCAGTCGATTGCAGGCGTCAATGTGGCCTTGAATACCATCGCCGCCGAGGCCCTTGATGAGATCGCCACCCGCCTCGAAAAGGCCAAGGACAAGAATGCCGAGGCCGCAGCGATCATCCGGGAAATCTACACGAAGCATAACCGGATCATCTTCAATGGAAATAATTACAGCGATGAGTGGGTCAAAGAAGCGGAGAAGCGGGGTCTGCCCAATGTGAAAAACTCCATCGATGCCTTGAAGGCCTTCGTTACGAATAAGGCCATCAGCCTTTTCAGTAAATATGAAGTCCTGTCCGAAAAGGAACTGCATTCCCGCTACGAGATTTACGTCGATATCTACGCAAAACAAATCAATATCGAAGCTCTGGTGGCCATCGACATGGCCAAGAAACAGCTCATTCCCGCCGGCATCGAGTTCGGGACTTTCCTGGCCGATTCCATTTCCAGTTTTCAGGCTGTTTCGGTCGGTGCATCCGTCCAGGAAGACCTCCTGAAACAGCTCGGCGCCCTGCTCTCATCGGCCTATAAGAACCTGACCATGCTTGAAGGAGCCGTAACAAAGGCCCAGGGGCTTACCGGCTGCGTCAAACAGGCTGAGGCTTACCGTGACAAGGTATTTCCTGCGATGCAATCCTTGCGCAGCGATATCGACGGGATGGAAATGCTGATTCCCAGCGACATGTGGCCCATCCCCACCTACATGGATCTTCTCTTCAAACTGTAG